A stretch of DNA from Desmospora activa DSM 45169:
CCATATCCAAGAGATTGTTGCAAGGCTGAGACAAAAATAAACGGCCGGAAAAACAGGTTGATAAGGATGAGAGAAGTGATTGAGAAGCCAGTTCCATATTATGAACAAGCTTATCGTGTCATTAAACAAATGATATTTGAAGGAAAATTAAAGCCCGGAGAACGAATCGCGGAAGCGAAGCTGGCTAAGGAGTTGGGTGTCAGTAAAAGCCCCTTAAGAGAAGCGATCAGGGTTCTGGAAAAAGAGGGACTTGTGACCATTGACTCAAGAGTGATGGTTTATAAACCGACGATAAAGGATGTTGAAGAGATTTACTTTTGTCGTATGGCACTGGAATCCTTTGCGACAGGGTTAACGACGAGAAGCGCATCGGCTGAGGAATTGGGTAAAATCGAGGACGTCCTGCAAAAGACGGAAGTAGCTATTCAACAAGCAATCGATCCCGATCCTATCATCGAGTTAAATGAACGCTT
This window harbors:
- a CDS encoding GntR family transcriptional regulator, yielding MREVIEKPVPYYEQAYRVIKQMIFEGKLKPGERIAEAKLAKELGVSKSPLREAIRVLEKEGLVTIDSRVMVYKPTIKDVEEIYFCRMALESFATGLTTRSASAEELGKIEDVLQKTEVAIQQAIDPDPIIELNERFHELIIQYTRNNRLRKQLYDLKGLIYYFRILNFEGEKRAEDILEQHRQIFHHIKHRNDEQAAKAMVEHLQLDLDHLVEILSERND